A single window of Nocardia sp. NBC_01327 DNA harbors:
- a CDS encoding MFS transporter: protein MTNTMTKPRVIPPALDSDARAELSHRQIMTILSGLLLGVFLAALDQNIVSVAIVRIANSLHGFDQQAWATTAYLITATISTPLYGKLADIYGRKPCYLIAIGVFVLGSVACTFATSMYQLAGFRAAQGIGAGGLMSLAFTIIGDIVPARERVRYQGYFMMCFGIATVLGPVLGGWLSNADHLLGLEGWRWVFLVNVPIGVLAMLVVAKVLNVPFPRRDYRTDWLGAIALAIATVPLLIIAQQGREWGWSSHRALACYGIAAAGLVLFVIVELLMKDAALIPLRLFTSGTFSIAIIGGFIVGVAMFGAIVLVPLYFQVVRGYSPTRAGLFMLPLVVGIMIGAQLAGLVTKFTGRYKMLPVAGSMVIAIGSVLFARVHYDSAMWQPLLYCGIIGFGLGGCMQTLVIAAQNAGPRSDMGVSTASATFFRQMGGTLGVAVFLTILFNLLPHRILHAFGGSLPNGFDAAQLGRIQSNTTGIAALPDELRVPILIGFTDAMSGVFYVAAAVAVVAAAVLMFMKEIPLQDSPAPVVVEALPEPEPEPEPEPQPEPEPEPEPEPEPELRIIEPAGLAISGCVHREDGHSISDAVLTLINQRGHQVSRAIGTADGGYRIGVPRAGGYVLIVSASGYQPSAVTITVGRRPQQLDIALIGSGEVSGVVRSAGRGVPLADATVTLTDAFGDVIGCAVTTADGGYVCRGVLAGTYTLVVVAEHMRPAASTLTVPDTGMLRHDVELLPRAVLAGSASTEAGYAVPDAQITVLDEGGDLIAVTRTDDTGHYVVPDLADGRYTVMARGYPPVFSRVTVVDGEVAHDVLLGYERVESVDRV from the coding sequence ATGACGAATACCATGACCAAGCCGCGGGTTATCCCGCCGGCTCTGGATTCCGATGCGAGAGCGGAACTCTCACATCGGCAGATTATGACCATTTTGTCCGGTCTACTACTGGGCGTATTCCTGGCCGCCCTGGACCAGAACATTGTGAGCGTGGCGATCGTTCGAATCGCCAATAGCCTGCACGGTTTCGACCAGCAGGCGTGGGCCACCACGGCCTACCTCATCACCGCCACCATCAGCACCCCGCTGTACGGCAAGCTCGCCGATATCTACGGCCGAAAACCCTGCTACCTCATCGCTATCGGGGTCTTCGTGCTCGGCTCGGTGGCCTGCACCTTCGCCACCAGCATGTACCAGCTCGCGGGATTCCGTGCAGCGCAGGGCATCGGCGCGGGCGGGCTCATGTCGCTGGCGTTCACGATTATCGGCGATATCGTGCCCGCCCGCGAAAGGGTGCGTTACCAGGGCTATTTCATGATGTGCTTCGGTATCGCGACCGTGCTCGGCCCGGTGCTGGGCGGCTGGCTCTCCAATGCCGATCATCTGCTCGGGCTGGAGGGCTGGCGGTGGGTGTTCCTGGTGAACGTGCCCATCGGCGTGCTCGCCATGCTGGTGGTCGCCAAGGTGCTCAACGTGCCGTTCCCGCGGCGCGACTATCGCACCGACTGGCTGGGCGCGATTGCCCTGGCCATTGCCACCGTGCCATTGCTCATCATCGCCCAGCAGGGCCGGGAGTGGGGCTGGAGCTCCCATCGCGCACTGGCCTGCTACGGCATCGCGGCGGCCGGGCTGGTGCTGTTCGTCATTGTGGAACTGCTCATGAAGGATGCCGCGCTGATTCCCTTGCGGCTCTTCACCAGTGGCACCTTCAGCATTGCCATTATCGGCGGATTCATTGTGGGCGTTGCCATGTTCGGCGCGATCGTCCTGGTGCCGCTGTATTTCCAAGTGGTGCGCGGATACTCGCCGACCCGCGCCGGATTGTTCATGCTGCCGCTCGTGGTGGGCATCATGATCGGCGCGCAATTGGCCGGACTGGTCACCAAGTTCACCGGGCGCTACAAGATGCTGCCGGTGGCGGGTTCGATGGTGATCGCGATCGGCTCGGTGCTCTTCGCCCGCGTGCACTACGACAGCGCGATGTGGCAGCCGCTGCTGTACTGCGGCATTATCGGGTTCGGCCTGGGCGGCTGTATGCAGACGCTCGTCATCGCGGCCCAGAATGCCGGTCCGCGTTCGGATATGGGCGTTTCGACCGCCTCGGCCACCTTCTTCCGCCAGATGGGCGGCACGCTGGGTGTGGCGGTCTTCCTGACCATCCTGTTCAATCTGCTGCCGCACCGGATCCTGCACGCCTTCGGCGGCAGCCTTCCGAACGGCTTCGACGCCGCGCAGCTGGGCCGAATCCAGAGCAATACCACCGGAATCGCCGCGCTCCCCGATGAGCTGCGGGTGCCCATTCTGATCGGCTTCACCGATGCCATGAGCGGCGTGTTCTATGTCGCCGCCGCGGTGGCGGTGGTGGCCGCGGCAGTGCTCATGTTCATGAAAGAGATTCCGCTGCAGGACAGTCCGGCCCCCGTGGTGGTCGAGGCGCTGCCCGAACCGGAGCCCGAGCCGGAACCGGAGCCGCAGCCCGAACCGGAGCCGGAACCGGAGCCCGAACCCGAGCCGGAACTGCGGATCATCGAGCCTGCCGGTCTGGCCATCTCCGGATGTGTGCACCGCGAGGACGGCCACTCGATTTCCGACGCCGTGCTGACGCTGATCAATCAGCGGGGACACCAGGTTTCGCGTGCCATCGGCACCGCGGACGGCGGCTACCGGATCGGGGTGCCGCGCGCGGGCGGCTATGTGCTGATCGTCTCGGCGAGCGGGTATCAGCCCTCCGCGGTCACGATCACCGTCGGGCGTCGCCCGCAGCAGCTGGATATCGCGCTCATCGGTTCGGGTGAGGTTTCGGGTGTGGTGCGTTCGGCGGGCCGGGGTGTGCCGCTGGCCGATGCCACGGTCACCCTCACCGATGCCTTCGGCGATGTCATCGGCTGTGCCGTGACCACCGCCGACGGCGGGTATGTCTGCCGCGGCGTGCTCGCGGGCACCTACACGCTGGTCGTCGTGGCCGAGCATATGCGGCCCGCCGCGTCCACCCTCACCGTGCCCGATACCGGAATGCTGCGCCACGATGTGGAATTGCTGCCGCGCGCGGTGCTGGCCGGATCGGCGAGCACCGAGGCCGGCTATGCGGTTCCGGATGCGCAGATCACGGTGCTCGACGAGGGCGGTGATCTGATCGCCGTCACGCGCACCGACGACACCGGGCACTATGTGGTGCCGGATCTGGCGGACGGTCGCTACACGGTGATGGCGCGCGGGTATCCGCCGGTCTTCAGCCGCGTCACGGTGGTCGACGGCGAAGTCGCGCACGATGTGCTGCTGGGTTACGAGCGGGTCGAATCGGTGGATCGGGTGTAG
- a CDS encoding phosphate signaling complex PhoU family protein: MRTKFSIELMALTDELAHMARLAHESAERASVALVGSDLTAAYEVFALEEQVQIEHAKCEDRSVILLALEAPVARDLRHVVTAIQIADDLLGVAAALSRVADVVVRRYPEPVALQPLSEMLAEISGAVADMAGTVVGVIAAPNPPRDRILVPRDETLDRLRAQVADAASDAGWSHGSAMAIDIAMLAHHFGRCADHSVRIGQLIRFFHTGIPLYAQVEG, encoded by the coding sequence GTGCGAACGAAATTCTCCATCGAGCTCATGGCGCTGACCGACGAGTTGGCGCATATGGCGCGGTTGGCGCATGAGTCGGCCGAGCGCGCCTCGGTGGCGCTGGTGGGCAGTGACCTCACCGCGGCCTACGAGGTGTTCGCGCTCGAGGAGCAGGTGCAGATCGAGCACGCCAAATGTGAGGACCGATCGGTCATCCTGCTCGCCCTCGAAGCGCCCGTCGCGCGTGATCTGCGCCACGTGGTGACCGCCATCCAGATCGCCGACGATCTGCTGGGCGTCGCGGCCGCGTTGAGCCGGGTGGCCGATGTGGTGGTTCGCCGCTATCCGGAACCGGTTGCCCTGCAACCTCTCAGCGAGATGCTCGCGGAAATCTCCGGCGCCGTAGCGGATATGGCGGGGACCGTGGTGGGAGTCATTGCCGCACCGAACCCGCCGCGTGATCGGATACTGGTGCCGCGCGACGAGACGCTGGACCGATTGCGGGCGCAGGTCGCCGACGCCGCCTCCGACGCCGGGTGGTCGCACGGCAGCGCCATGGCCATCGATATCGCCATGCTCGCGCACCACTTCGGGCGCTGCGCCGACCACAGTGTGCGCATCGGTCAGCTCATTCGCTTCTTCCACACCGGAATTCCGCTGTACGCACAAGTGGAGGGGTAA
- a CDS encoding AI-2E family transporter: MAAHPPAAEQNDEPDTGSAVQTADTPPSPESRMPVWLPRAMVLALALLGLFELANWAAHELIGIAIMMTVAFFISLAMEPAVDGMAARGVNRGVATAIVFIIVFACTVGFLVTLGILMVETVSTVLDELPRLLDELISWVNHTFHQNFTVGQLRDRLFKDSDVISSYAERAANNVWGLSNTVLGGFAKVVTIGLFSVYMTADGPKLRRSVCSLLPPANQGAVLHAWDLAIDKTGGYLYSRALLAVISALTHGAFLWILGIPNAFALGIWFGVIASFVPTIGTYIAGVLPILVALTIRPIDAVWILIFVVVYQWIQDYVLQPRITARTVDVNPAVALLSVIVGGALLGAVGALLAIPATATLQAFLSEYVKRYEVNEDPRIERTGGKARKKR, from the coding sequence ATGGCCGCACATCCCCCCGCTGCCGAGCAGAACGACGAGCCGGACACCGGCAGCGCGGTGCAGACCGCCGACACGCCGCCGTCGCCCGAGAGCCGGATGCCGGTGTGGCTGCCCCGCGCCATGGTGCTGGCGCTGGCCCTGCTCGGCCTGTTCGAGCTCGCCAATTGGGCTGCGCACGAACTGATCGGCATTGCCATCATGATGACGGTGGCGTTCTTCATCTCGCTCGCCATGGAACCGGCCGTGGACGGGATGGCCGCGCGCGGCGTCAATCGGGGGGTCGCGACCGCGATCGTGTTCATCATCGTGTTCGCGTGCACCGTGGGATTCCTCGTCACGCTCGGCATCCTGATGGTGGAGACCGTCAGCACCGTGCTCGATGAATTGCCGCGCCTGCTGGACGAATTGATCAGCTGGGTCAACCACACGTTCCATCAGAATTTCACCGTGGGTCAGCTGCGGGACCGGCTGTTCAAGGACTCCGACGTCATCAGCTCCTATGCCGAGCGGGCCGCCAATAATGTGTGGGGGCTGTCGAATACGGTGCTCGGCGGGTTCGCAAAGGTCGTCACCATCGGACTGTTCAGCGTGTACATGACCGCCGACGGGCCGAAGCTGCGGCGTTCGGTGTGCTCGCTGCTGCCGCCGGCCAATCAGGGCGCGGTGCTGCACGCCTGGGATCTGGCGATCGACAAGACCGGCGGCTACCTGTACTCGCGGGCGCTGCTGGCCGTCATCTCGGCCCTGACGCACGGTGCGTTCCTCTGGATCCTGGGGATTCCGAACGCCTTTGCGCTCGGCATCTGGTTCGGCGTCATCGCCTCGTTCGTCCCGACCATCGGAACGTACATCGCGGGCGTGCTGCCGATTCTGGTGGCGCTCACGATCAGGCCGATCGACGCCGTGTGGATCCTCATCTTCGTGGTGGTCTACCAGTGGATCCAGGACTACGTGCTGCAGCCGCGCATTACCGCCCGGACGGTCGATGTGAACCCGGCGGTGGCGCTGCTGTCGGTCATTGTGGGCGGGGCGCTGCTGGGGGCGGTGGGCGCGCTGCTGGCCATTCCCGCGACCGCCACGCTGCAGGCGTTTCTGAGCGAGTACGTGAAGCGCTACGAGGTCAATGAGGATCCGCGGATCGAGCGCACCGGAGGCAAGGCGCGCAAGAAACGCTAG
- a CDS encoding DMT family transporter has protein sequence MSRRGWALFLGMGVIWGVPYAMIRVAVGDFDPVVVAFGRTALGALVLLPIALYTKVFLPVLRQWPWLLVYTLVEITGPWLLIGKAETTLTSSTVGLLIAAVPLIAIVMVTVGGTERLDTRRVIGLLIGFAGVAALVGLDIDVSNRGALGAIALSVVGYALGPIIIARKLTGLPPIGVVTATLVFAAVIYLPFAMLRLPAHYPAAASWSVVGLGLLCTALAFVVFFALIGEVGPARATVITYINPAVALLIGVSLLHEPVTAGMAIGFPLVILGSVLGTARSRAELPEPAPA, from the coding sequence ATGAGCCGGCGTGGTTGGGCATTGTTCCTGGGTATGGGCGTCATCTGGGGCGTCCCGTACGCCATGATCCGGGTCGCGGTGGGCGACTTCGATCCGGTGGTGGTGGCCTTCGGCCGCACCGCCCTCGGCGCGCTCGTGCTGCTGCCGATTGCCCTGTACACCAAGGTTTTCCTGCCCGTTCTGCGGCAGTGGCCCTGGCTGCTGGTCTACACCCTCGTCGAGATCACCGGGCCCTGGCTGCTCATCGGCAAGGCCGAGACGACGCTGACCAGTTCCACGGTCGGGCTGTTGATCGCGGCGGTGCCGCTGATCGCCATCGTCATGGTGACCGTGGGCGGCACCGAGCGCCTCGACACCCGTCGTGTCATCGGCCTGCTGATCGGCTTCGCCGGTGTGGCCGCACTGGTCGGCCTGGATATCGATGTCTCGAATAGGGGTGCGCTCGGCGCGATCGCCCTCAGCGTTGTCGGCTACGCGCTCGGCCCGATCATCATCGCCCGCAAGCTCACCGGCCTCCCGCCCATCGGCGTGGTCACCGCCACGCTGGTGTTCGCCGCCGTCATCTACCTGCCGTTCGCCATGTTGCGCCTGCCCGCGCACTATCCGGCGGCCGCCAGCTGGTCGGTGGTCGGCCTGGGCCTGCTCTGCACCGCACTGGCTTTCGTGGTGTTCTTCGCGCTCATCGGCGAGGTCGGCCCGGCTCGCGCCACGGTCATCACCTACATCAATCCGGCCGTGGCTCTGCTCATCGGCGTGAGCCTGCTGCACGAGCCGGTGACCGCGGGAATGGCCATCGGCTTCCCGCTGGTGATCCTGGGCTCGGTTCTGGGTACCGCGCGATCCCGCGCCGAACTCCCGGAGCCCGCACCCGCCTAG
- a CDS encoding immunity 51 family protein produces the protein MTDRETFAPLVFFEYDHNPGNYCLMLSDNHMVELEENFTEAGYEGNGYGWAGVAQSAVSLRAPELAERINFDPEAGTFVAYGTDAEALRQLGLLLQEAFQDQTVLTGFIAAGDPEWFD, from the coding sequence GTGACTGATCGTGAAACCTTCGCACCCCTGGTCTTTTTCGAGTACGACCACAATCCCGGCAACTACTGCCTCATGCTCTCCGACAACCACATGGTCGAGTTGGAGGAGAACTTCACCGAGGCCGGGTACGAGGGCAATGGTTACGGCTGGGCCGGTGTCGCACAGTCCGCTGTGAGCCTGCGCGCCCCCGAACTCGCCGAGCGCATCAATTTCGATCCGGAGGCGGGCACGTTTGTCGCCTACGGGACCGATGCCGAGGCGCTGCGGCAACTGGGTCTGCTCCTGCAGGAGGCATTCCAGGATCAGACGGTGCTCACCGGATTCATCGCCGCCGGCGATCCGGAATGGTTCGACTGA
- a CDS encoding DUF2252 domain-containing protein codes for MTTTDTAVSTADTDTAEEGRAVRKQVPRSSLGQWEPAADRVDPIEVLEQQAATRVPELVRIRYARMAAGQFPFYRGAPAILAADLAAGPNTGLTVQLCGDAHLSNFGLFASPERSLIFDINDFDETLPGPFEWDVKRLVASVAVAARANGCDDDEATEAGAAAATAYRETMNRLAGIGDTEVWYERVDAEQVAELLSPKDRKRTEKVISKAKSRTSLQALDKLTEPGPDGMPRIKQDPPLLMSVPNTELADLDSVLVDYGNTLPEERRVLLNRYQLRDMAMKVVGVGSVGTRCFIALLTGRATGDPLFLQVKQAEKSVLAQYLRSSVFQHQGHRVVHGQRLTQAASDIFLGWATGPDGNFYYWRQLRDMKGSLTIDDMSFAELRQYSTLCGQTLARGHARSGDRVAISGYLGTNDVFDRAMGDFALSYANQTLTDYDALQAAIKSGRIDAATD; via the coding sequence ATGACGACAACGGACACCGCGGTGAGCACCGCCGACACCGACACTGCCGAGGAGGGGCGGGCCGTTCGTAAGCAGGTGCCGCGGTCGAGCCTGGGCCAGTGGGAGCCCGCCGCTGACCGGGTCGATCCGATCGAGGTGCTGGAGCAGCAGGCGGCCACCCGGGTGCCGGAGCTGGTCCGAATTCGGTACGCGCGCATGGCCGCCGGGCAGTTCCCGTTCTACCGGGGCGCACCCGCGATCCTGGCCGCCGATCTCGCGGCCGGGCCCAATACCGGGCTCACCGTCCAGCTGTGCGGCGATGCGCACCTGTCGAACTTCGGGCTGTTCGCCTCGCCGGAGCGCTCACTCATCTTCGATATCAACGACTTCGACGAAACCCTCCCCGGGCCGTTCGAATGGGATGTGAAGCGTTTGGTGGCGAGTGTCGCCGTCGCGGCGCGCGCCAATGGCTGTGACGATGACGAGGCGACCGAGGCGGGTGCGGCCGCGGCCACCGCCTACCGCGAGACCATGAACCGGCTGGCCGGAATCGGCGATACCGAGGTCTGGTACGAGCGGGTCGATGCCGAGCAGGTTGCCGAACTGCTGAGCCCGAAGGACCGCAAACGCACCGAAAAGGTGATCAGCAAGGCGAAGTCGCGCACCAGTTTGCAGGCGCTCGACAAGCTCACCGAGCCTGGTCCGGACGGTATGCCGCGCATCAAACAGGATCCGCCGTTGCTCATGTCCGTCCCCAATACCGAACTGGCAGATCTGGATTCGGTTCTTGTCGACTACGGAAACACCCTGCCGGAAGAGCGGCGGGTGCTGCTCAACCGCTACCAATTACGGGATATGGCAATGAAAGTCGTCGGCGTAGGCAGCGTGGGCACTCGGTGCTTCATCGCCCTGCTCACCGGCCGCGCCACCGGCGACCCGCTGTTCCTCCAGGTCAAGCAGGCTGAGAAGTCGGTACTCGCGCAATACCTGCGCTCCAGTGTCTTCCAGCACCAGGGCCACCGCGTAGTGCACGGCCAGCGCCTCACCCAGGCCGCCAGCGATATCTTCCTCGGCTGGGCCACCGGCCCCGACGGCAACTTCTATTACTGGCGTCAACTCCGAGATATGAAGGGCTCGTTGACAATCGACGATATGTCCTTCGCTGAACTCCGCCAATACTCGACCCTCTGCGGCCAGACCCTGGCCCGCGGCCACGCCCGCTCCGGCGATCGCGTGGCCATCTCCGGCTACCTCGGCACCAATGACGTATTCGACCGAGCCATGGGCGATTTCGCCCTCTCCTACGCCAACCAAACCCTCACCGACTACGACGCCCTCCAGGCCGCGATCAAATCCGGCCGGATAGACGCCGCCACCGACTGA
- a CDS encoding helix-turn-helix domain-containing protein, whose amino-acid sequence MTVKNGQDPQILPMRYQSGALAAPDLEMLTFAEVRAMRAGTESSPVIRADFHVLASCTDGNGRLRVDFAAHPFGAGDLAWIRPGWTHRWDDIADVQGSLVLLRPEFVSTAIIGADPPGMLVSPMSKTTPLITTAIEHLHREYAAVETDPIPDSTTILRNLLEVILLRTRAGQHYRTTGEVFDTFARAVEAHHRETRELSWYAAELGYSARTLSRASHAAAGMSAKQFIDDRVILEAKRLLVHGNLTASECARRLGFDDPANFAKFFRTRTATSPGRFKAAAT is encoded by the coding sequence ATGACGGTCAAAAATGGACAAGACCCGCAGATTCTGCCGATGCGGTACCAGTCCGGTGCGCTGGCTGCCCCGGACCTCGAGATGCTGACCTTCGCCGAGGTGCGCGCCATGCGCGCGGGCACGGAATCCTCGCCTGTGATCAGAGCGGACTTCCATGTCTTGGCGAGCTGCACCGACGGCAACGGCCGATTGCGGGTCGACTTCGCGGCGCATCCCTTCGGCGCGGGCGACCTGGCGTGGATCCGCCCGGGCTGGACTCATCGCTGGGACGACATCGCCGATGTCCAGGGCAGCCTCGTCCTGCTCCGCCCGGAATTCGTCTCCACGGCAATCATCGGCGCCGATCCGCCGGGGATGCTCGTCTCACCGATGTCGAAAACCACACCCCTCATCACCACGGCAATCGAGCATCTTCACCGCGAATACGCTGCGGTCGAGACCGACCCGATCCCCGACTCGACCACAATCCTGCGCAATCTGCTGGAGGTGATTCTCCTGCGCACCCGGGCCGGGCAGCACTACCGCACCACCGGCGAAGTCTTCGACACCTTCGCCCGCGCCGTCGAAGCCCACCACCGTGAAACCCGTGAACTCTCTTGGTACGCAGCCGAACTCGGCTACTCGGCACGCACCCTGAGCCGGGCGTCCCACGCCGCCGCCGGCATGAGCGCCAAACAATTCATCGACGACCGCGTAATTCTCGAAGCCAAACGCCTACTGGTCCACGGCAACTTGACCGCCTCCGAGTGCGCCCGCCGACTCGGCTTCGACGACCCGGCGAACTTCGCCAAGTTCTTCCGCACCCGAACCGCCACCTCGCCCGGCCGCTTCAAGGCCGCCGCCACCTGA
- a CDS encoding alpha/beta fold hydrolase, which translates to MTIKTETIAVQGGSLDIQLHTGDPELPTLIFLHYWGGSHRTWSPLIDELNWAGPVVTYDQRGWGRSRGLPGPYEIDQLADDLDRIVTELGARQYVLVGHSMGGKVVQLFAARRPPGLIGVVLIAPAPAHPAITEPEQQGLSHAYDTEATITAALTHVLTHHPLPHNLHAQVVTDSLATSPPARSAWPLHSIAQNITTPVAAITAPVLILAGEHDQVDPPTVLLDHLLPHLPTAELEILPHTGHLSPLEIPTPLATRLHKFLSETATPTTT; encoded by the coding sequence ATGACCATCAAGACTGAAACGATTGCCGTGCAAGGTGGTTCGCTGGATATTCAGCTGCATACCGGCGATCCCGAGCTACCGACGCTGATCTTCCTGCACTACTGGGGTGGCTCCCACCGCACCTGGAGCCCACTGATCGACGAACTGAACTGGGCAGGCCCGGTGGTAACTTATGACCAACGTGGCTGGGGCCGATCCCGAGGCCTCCCCGGCCCCTACGAAATCGACCAACTGGCAGACGATCTGGACCGCATAGTCACCGAACTCGGTGCGCGCCAGTACGTCCTAGTGGGCCACTCGATGGGCGGAAAAGTCGTACAGCTCTTCGCCGCCCGCAGGCCTCCAGGCTTGATCGGCGTCGTACTGATCGCCCCGGCCCCCGCCCACCCCGCCATCACCGAACCGGAGCAGCAAGGTCTGTCACACGCCTACGACACCGAAGCCACCATCACCGCAGCCCTAACCCACGTACTCACCCACCACCCCCTCCCCCACAACCTGCACGCCCAGGTAGTCACCGACAGCCTCGCCACCAGCCCACCCGCCCGCTCCGCCTGGCCCCTACATTCGATCGCCCAGAACATCACCACCCCCGTAGCCGCCATAACAGCACCCGTCCTGATCCTGGCAGGCGAACACGACCAGGTAGACCCACCCACCGTTCTCCTCGACCACCTCCTCCCCCACCTCCCCACCGCCGAACTCGAAATACTCCCCCACACCGGCCACCTCTCCCCCTTGGAGATCCCAACCCCACTCGCCACCCGACTACACAAATTCCTAAGCGAAACCGCAACCCCCACAACCACCTAA
- a CDS encoding HNH endonuclease signature motif containing protein produces the protein MNPGGKTVDTESAHALSVAVDHLLNASLVPLHDDEFIAVMREVETCKRKLEAVQTRFVVETTSRGLAQRGGVASPKVFLRQTLGISRADAASRVSIAVETGPRIVSGVELEPTLAHVAAAHREGTIGVDHVRRIMTVMNRLPGSLDMDVREATELQLTEFAPTGYPEGLPVMGEVLLAGLDPDGTLSSDADRERMRGLTLGAERADGMSPWNGEINRKLRSVLEPVFAKLARPGMCNPKDPQSPWVSEHKLDAKAMAACVERDTRTPAQRNHDALLAFLRPEFGGPAKLGRHRGLPVSVIVTMSVSDLEADAGVATTASGGIVSIPEALELAAKSNKYLAVLNPVGLPLYLGRGTRSVNLDHTRSSSGIECESGSAGLDPGAHPAGLETGSQAGGADRERGSADLGHRARPTGDQGVPGAAGPDHAPGSSGSCGAGTRSSSAENGARAGSSGRDHHSSGTDDDSCAASSGEGARPAKLECGSRADGSGPELRSCGSEDDSRPATLEHDSHSSGTKEGSGAVSLGDSAWPSGPEAGSRAGGSGPDLRSCGSEDGSHSSGTEVNSGAGSLGDGTRPACLVFGPRSFGTGRVPRLASAAQRLALIASEKGCTRPGCDAPATMCAVHHITEWSNGGRTDIDNLTLACDHCHAQVHDGPGGWKTVVMGPESEFPGRTGWIGPAHINPSGEPQVNHLHHPLELKAAAVARIRARNERELQRYRR, from the coding sequence ATGAATCCAGGGGGAAAAACCGTCGACACCGAGAGTGCGCACGCACTGTCGGTAGCGGTCGATCACCTCCTGAACGCGTCCCTGGTTCCGTTGCACGATGACGAATTCATCGCGGTGATGCGGGAAGTGGAAACGTGTAAACGCAAACTCGAGGCCGTACAGACCCGATTCGTCGTGGAAACCACCAGCCGCGGCCTGGCCCAGCGCGGTGGGGTGGCGTCCCCGAAGGTGTTCCTGCGTCAAACCCTGGGCATCTCCCGCGCCGACGCCGCGTCCCGGGTCAGCATCGCGGTGGAAACCGGTCCGCGCATCGTGTCGGGTGTGGAGTTGGAACCGACCCTGGCGCACGTGGCCGCCGCACACCGCGAAGGAACAATCGGTGTCGATCATGTGCGCCGGATCATGACGGTGATGAACCGGTTGCCCGGCAGCCTCGACATGGACGTGCGTGAAGCCACCGAACTGCAGTTGACCGAGTTCGCCCCGACCGGCTACCCGGAAGGGTTGCCGGTCATGGGTGAAGTGCTGCTCGCGGGTTTGGATCCGGACGGCACGTTGAGCTCCGATGCCGATCGTGAACGCATGCGCGGTCTCACCTTGGGTGCCGAACGGGCGGATGGGATGTCGCCGTGGAACGGGGAGATCAACCGCAAACTGCGCTCGGTGCTGGAGCCGGTGTTCGCGAAGCTGGCCCGCCCGGGGATGTGTAATCCGAAGGATCCGCAGAGTCCGTGGGTGTCCGAGCACAAGCTCGATGCCAAGGCGATGGCGGCGTGTGTCGAGCGTGATACCCGTACTCCGGCGCAGCGTAATCATGATGCGCTGCTGGCGTTCTTGCGTCCGGAGTTCGGTGGCCCGGCGAAGTTGGGTAGGCATCGTGGTCTGCCGGTGTCGGTGATCGTGACGATGAGCGTGTCTGATCTGGAAGCCGACGCCGGTGTCGCGACGACCGCGTCCGGTGGGATCGTGTCGATCCCGGAGGCTTTGGAGTTGGCGGCGAAGTCGAACAAGTATCTGGCGGTGCTGAACCCGGTGGGATTGCCGTTGTATTTGGGTCGCGGTACCCGCTCGGTGAACCTGGACCACACCCGCAGCTCTTCGGGTATCGAGTGTGAGTCCGGTTCGGCGGGCCTCGATCCCGGTGCTCACCCGGCCGGCCTCGAGACCGGTTCGCAGGCAGGTGGTGCCGATCGCGAGCGCGGGTCGGCTGATCTCGGGCACCGTGCCCGGCCTACCGGCGACCAGGGTGTTCCGGGTGCGGCCGGTCCCGACCACGCGCCTGGCTCGTCGGGAAGCTGTGGTGCCGGTACGCGCTCGAGCAGCGCCGAGAACGGTGCGCGGGCAGGCAGTTCCGGCCGCGACCACCACTCGTCCGGCACCGATGATGACTCCTGTGCGGCGAGCTCCGGCGAGGGTGCTCGGCCTGCCAAACTTGAGTGCGGTTCACGGGCAGACGGTTCCGGCCCTGAGTTGCGCTCGTGCGGTAGTGAGGACGACTCCCGTCCGGCTACCCTCGAGCACGACTCCCACTCCTCGGGTACCAAGGAGGGTTCCGGGGCGGTGAGCCTCGGCGACAGTGCTTGGCCCTCCGGCCCCGAGGCCGGTTCGCGTGCAGGCGGTTCCGGCCCCGACCTGCGCTCGTGTGGCAGTGAGGACGGCTCCCACTCCTCGGGCACCGAGGTCAACTCCGGGGCGGGCAGCCTCGGTGACGGCACTCGGCCTGCGTGCTTGGTGTTCGGTCCGCGGTCCTTCGGCACCGGGCGGGTTCCTCGGTTGGCCAGTGCCGCACAACGATTGGCGTTGATCGCGTCGGAGAAGGGGTGCACGCGGCCTGGGTGTGACGCGCCGGCGACGATGTGCGCGGTGCATCACATCACCGAGTGGAGCAACGGTGGGCGCACCGATATCGACAACCTCACCCTCGCGTGCGATCACTGCCATGCCCAGGTCCACGACGGGCCCGGTGGGTGGAAAACCGTGGTCATGGGACCGGAGTCGGAGTTTCCGGGGCGGACCGGGTGGATCGGGCCTGCGCACATCAACCCCAGTGGGGAACCACAGGTCAATCATCTGCATCATCCCTTGGAGTTGAAGGCTGCTGCGGTGGCGCGGATCCGGGCTCGTAACGAGCGGGAACTACAGCGCTACCGGCGGTAG